One Pseudomonas sp. MH9.2 DNA segment encodes these proteins:
- a CDS encoding endonuclease/exonuclease/phosphatase family protein, which translates to MRRWGTERVVGRHDAHVNEDHLETSGLPADGRLRLLSFNIQVGISTERYRHYLTRGWQHLLPHTGRAGNLQKIGDLLGDFDLVALQEADGGSLRSGYINQVEHLAQLGAFPYWYQQLNRNLGRFGQHSNGVLSRLRPWAIEDHPLPGPAGRGAILVRFGEGPEALIVVMMHLALGARVRTRQLAYIRELIGDYRHQVLMGDMNTHATDLLENSPLRDLGLLAPQIEATFPSWRPQRCLDHILLSPSLTLERVQVLAQPISDHLPVAVEIRLPASLTGDSLPVASTPLRGTLG; encoded by the coding sequence ATGCGACGCTGGGGAACAGAACGCGTTGTTGGCAGGCACGATGCGCATGTCAACGAAGACCACCTGGAAACAAGCGGCTTGCCGGCCGATGGTCGGTTGCGCTTGCTCAGCTTCAACATTCAGGTCGGTATCAGCACCGAGCGGTACCGGCACTACCTGACGCGCGGGTGGCAGCATCTGCTGCCGCATACCGGGCGAGCAGGCAACCTGCAAAAGATCGGTGATCTGCTCGGCGACTTCGATCTGGTCGCGCTGCAGGAGGCCGATGGTGGCAGCCTGCGATCAGGTTATATCAATCAAGTCGAACACCTTGCCCAGCTCGGGGCCTTCCCGTACTGGTATCAGCAACTCAATCGTAACCTCGGGCGTTTTGGCCAGCACAGCAACGGTGTGCTCAGCCGTTTGCGGCCGTGGGCGATAGAAGATCACCCGTTGCCAGGTCCTGCCGGGCGCGGGGCCATCCTGGTCCGTTTTGGCGAAGGTCCGGAAGCATTGATCGTGGTGATGATGCACCTGGCACTGGGCGCACGCGTTCGCACCCGGCAACTGGCTTACATTCGCGAGTTGATTGGTGATTATCGCCACCAGGTGTTGATGGGCGACATGAACACTCATGCCACCGACTTGCTGGAAAACTCACCGCTTCGGGACTTGGGCCTGTTGGCGCCGCAGATCGAAGCGACGTTCCCCAGTTGGCGCCCTCAGCGCTGTCTTGATCATATTTTGCTCAGCCCCAGCCTGACGCTGGAGCGAGTGCAGGTCCTGGCTCAACCCATCTCCGACCATTTGCCCGTTGCCGTGGAGATCCGCCTGCCTGCATCGTTAACGGGTGATTCGCTGCCTGTGGCCAGCACGCCTCTTCGTGGAACCCTTGGATGA
- the yihA gene encoding ribosome biogenesis GTP-binding protein YihA/YsxC: protein MQLKNPILGLCQQATFMLSAAKVDQCPDDEGFEVAFAGRSNAGKSSALNTLTHASLARTSKTPGRTQLLNFFSLDDHRRLVDLPGYGYAKVPIPLKLHWQRHLEAYLGSRESLKGLILMMDIRHPMTDFDLLMLDWSVASHMPMHILLTKADKLTYGAAKNALLKVQAEIHKGWGNAVSIQLFSAPKRMGLEDAYTVLAGWMELADKGAEPSAT, encoded by the coding sequence ATGCAACTCAAGAACCCCATCCTCGGCCTGTGCCAACAGGCAACTTTCATGCTCAGCGCGGCCAAAGTCGATCAATGTCCCGACGACGAAGGCTTTGAAGTGGCCTTCGCAGGACGTTCCAACGCCGGTAAGTCGAGCGCACTGAACACCCTGACTCACGCCAGCCTGGCCCGTACATCGAAGACTCCAGGGCGTACACAGCTGCTGAACTTCTTTAGTCTCGACGATCATCGTCGCCTGGTGGACTTGCCCGGTTACGGCTACGCCAAGGTGCCAATCCCGCTTAAATTGCACTGGCAGCGTCACCTGGAAGCCTATTTAGGCAGCCGCGAAAGCCTCAAAGGTTTGATTCTGATGATGGATATCCGTCATCCAATGACCGATTTCGACCTGCTGATGCTCGATTGGTCCGTCGCCAGCCACATGCCTATGCATATTCTGCTGACCAAAGCCGACAAGCTGACGTACGGCGCAGCGAAAAATGCCCTGCTCAAAGTGCAGGCCGAAATTCATAAAGGCTGGGGCAATGCAGTGAGCATCCAGTTATTTTCAGCCCCCAAGCGCATGGGCCTGGAAGACGCCTACACTGTATTGGCGGGATGGATGGAGCTGGCGGACAAGGGTGCCGAGCCGTCTGCAACGTAA
- the dsbA gene encoding thiol:disulfide interchange protein DsbA, with translation MRNLILSAALVTASLFGMTAQAAEPIEAGKQYVELSSAVPVSEPGKIEVVEMFWYGCPHCYAFEPTINPWAEKLPADVHFVRLPAMFGGPWDAHGQLFLTLQSMGVENKVHSAVFNAIQKEHKKLTTPDEMAEFVATQGVDKDKFLATFNSFAIKGQIAAAKELAKKYEITGVPTLIVNGKYRFDLGSAGGPEQTLQVADQLIAKERAAVAGK, from the coding sequence ATGCGTAATTTGATTCTCAGCGCCGCTCTCGTTACCGCCAGCCTGTTCGGGATGACCGCTCAGGCTGCCGAGCCTATCGAAGCCGGTAAACAGTATGTCGAGCTGAGCAGCGCTGTTCCTGTTTCCGAGCCTGGCAAGATCGAAGTAGTTGAAATGTTCTGGTACGGCTGTCCACACTGCTATGCCTTCGAGCCGACCATCAACCCATGGGCAGAAAAACTGCCTGCCGATGTGCACTTCGTGCGTCTCCCCGCCATGTTCGGCGGCCCGTGGGACGCTCACGGCCAATTGTTTTTGACCCTGCAGTCCATGGGCGTTGAAAACAAGGTTCACTCTGCCGTGTTCAATGCCATCCAGAAAGAACACAAAAAACTGACCACTCCAGACGAAATGGCTGAATTCGTCGCGACTCAAGGCGTTGACAAGGACAAGTTCCTGGCCACATTCAACTCCTTCGCGATCAAGGGCCAAATCGCAGCAGCAAAAGAACTGGCCAAGAAGTATGAAATTACTGGCGTTCCAACCCTGATCGTCAACGGCAAATACCGCTTTGACCTGGGTTCTGCTGGCGGTCCTGAGCAAACATTGCAAGTCGCCGACCAGTTGATCGCCAAAGAGCGCGCTGCTGTTGCTGGCAAATAA
- a CDS encoding c-type cytochrome encodes MNKLIVSLLLTLGISGMAQAAGAVTGVVGDAAAGQAKAAVCGACHGPDGNSMAPNFPKLAGQGQRYLLKQMHDIKDGKRTVLEMTGLLTNLQDQDLADISAYFSSQKGSVGAADPKLVAAGEALFRGGKLEQGMPACLGCHSPNGAGNVAAGFPHLGGQHATYVAKQLTSFREGDRTNDGDTMVMRTIASKLSNKDIAALSAYIQGLH; translated from the coding sequence ATGAACAAATTAATCGTGAGTCTGCTGTTGACCTTGGGCATCTCTGGTATGGCCCAGGCCGCCGGTGCTGTTACCGGTGTTGTTGGCGACGCTGCTGCCGGTCAGGCAAAAGCGGCTGTGTGTGGCGCTTGTCATGGCCCGGACGGCAATAGTATGGCGCCTAACTTTCCGAAATTGGCAGGTCAGGGGCAGCGCTATCTGCTCAAGCAAATGCATGACATCAAGGATGGTAAGCGTACGGTCCTGGAAATGACCGGTCTGCTGACCAACCTGCAAGACCAGGACCTGGCTGATATTTCAGCTTACTTCTCCAGCCAGAAAGGCAGCGTAGGTGCTGCTGATCCGAAGTTGGTTGCTGCAGGCGAAGCGTTGTTCCGTGGCGGTAAACTGGAACAGGGCATGCCTGCCTGCCTCGGTTGCCACTCACCCAATGGTGCAGGTAACGTGGCTGCCGGCTTCCCGCACCTGGGTGGTCAGCACGCTACTTACGTGGCAAAACAGCTGACCTCGTTCCGTGAAGGTGATCGCACCAACGACGGCGATACCATGGTAATGCGTACCATTGCTTCGAAGCTGAGCAACAAGGACATCGCAGCGCTGTCGGCCTACATTCAAGGTCTGCATTGA
- a CDS encoding c-type cytochrome, giving the protein MKKWLLAAGVLMPFFSAQATQDPEAMYNRACVACHAGQLPMAPKPGDRAVWAPRLLQGMDTLVQHVTQGFKAMPPRGLCMDCSSEDYRAIIQWMSE; this is encoded by the coding sequence ATGAAGAAATGGCTGCTAGCTGCCGGTGTCTTGATGCCGTTTTTCAGCGCTCAGGCTACACAGGATCCGGAAGCTATGTACAACCGTGCTTGCGTGGCTTGTCATGCCGGTCAACTGCCAATGGCGCCGAAACCTGGCGACCGGGCAGTTTGGGCGCCTAGACTGTTGCAGGGTATGGATACGCTGGTGCAACACGTTACCCAGGGTTTCAAGGCAATGCCGCCGCGTGGATTGTGCATGGACTGCAGTAGCGAGGATTACCGCGCAATCATCCAGTGGATGAGCGAGTAA